The sequence CGGGTGAGCTTGACCGAgaaacaaaaatttcactgaAAAGCCCCAAATGTGGTGTAAGTAATGTGGCTGCGCATGGTGAGGATTTCAAATGGGGCTCGCCGTCCCTCACTTACTATGTGAAAAACACCCCCTCGGGAATTGCCACGGCCACCGTGAAAGAGATGCTGCGGAACGCGTTTAACCAGTGGAGTAAGGTGACTACTCTTGACTTCGTAGAATCCAATGATCCAGAAGCAGATATTGAAATTGTGTTCGGGGTTCGAACGCACgatagtagatccaagaaatgcAGGAACGTTCTGGGAGACACGACGCTGGCTCACTCGTTCTACCCGGAAACCGGAGCAATCCATTTCAATACGAAATTCTTTCCCGGTTCCATGAACAAGGACGAGTTTTTCACTACTGCTATGCATGAAATTGGTCACGCCATCGGGCTGGAGCATTCCGTGTCCAAGGCATCGCTTATGTATCCCATCCCAGTAGCACGATTCTCGGAAATACCGGAACCAGACGTTGAGGTAAAAGATGATAATacatacagtcgactctccacatctcgatgttctatatctcgatatctctccttatgtcgatggtttcctcagtcccttcaatttacatacatttgggctttctacatctcgataacctccctatctcgatatctctctatctcgatgggttctgatcatattttgttcaggatttactctccttatgtcgatatggtcagatttttaggctactagaccacctttggacaataacaaacacatcaacaacaggaaacgacatttgttttgttgtcgtttttcatagcaacgagcttttttggatctagtacccatttcaattttccttccattcctcgatctctccctatctcgatggtcccttcaatatcgagatgtggagaggcgactgtattactgtttgactttttgaaattcaatttaactttGTAGAAAATTCAGCTGAAGTATGGGAAACGCTTGCAGAAGGAACCGATTCAGACGCCTACGTTCTGTGATTTAACTCAGTATGATGCCGTGATGTATGGTTCACGCGGAAAACTGCACATATTTGCCGGGAAGTACTGCTACACCAAATTTAATTCGAATGATGAACCTTTGTTACTCAGAGAGATGTGGCCAGGAGCCCCCGGTAGGTGTTGACTTTCATTTTCTAGTTTTAAGGTATTCATAACCCGCTCAATTTCACTCCAGATATGCTCGATGCTGCCGTCACTATCGGCGCACAAACGTTTATCTTCAAGGGTGATCAGGTGTGGGCCTTCAAGAACGGCAAACTACAGATCGGCTATCCGCGTAGAATCCGGGACACGTTTCCTGGTTTACCCAGAAATCTGGACGCCGTGGCATTCGACCAGAAAAAGTATGTTTATGCATTCAAGAACGATCACTATTGGAGGTATAACACACGCGAAAAGACTGTCGATCTCTCTGACGAGGTGGAAGATTTTGGAATTTCAAGTAGAATCGATGCGGCACTTTTCAGCAATGGTAAACTCTTTCTATTTAAGGATCAGATGCGTCATGTGTATAGCTTTGACACTCGCAAAACCGAAAGATACGATTCGCCAttatttgattgtaaaattaagTAAACTATCTGTAGAAGTTCTGAAAGAAAAGTTAGGCTCGTTCCAAACATTAATCTTCAGGCTTAATTTCGTTTTTTCAATGACATTTACAAAATCGTTGTTATGgtgaagaaatgctaataaatcaATTGATCCTATAACCTGAGATGCATTCACTAGCTAGGTGAAAACATTCCCAACCACAAACAAGTTACTAACTTTCATAAATGTGCGGATTCACTGATACGGATATCCATTGCTACGCGACAGCATTTTACCTCATCCGCTGGGCAAAAGCATCCCACCTTCAATACCCGGAAGCAGGCCACGACGGAAGGCACATCGCGCACCTGGTGCATACATAATCTCCCGTAATGGACGTTTCAATCTGGGGTACCCCGGTCATCGGAAAGTGGAGTGTAGTTTGTAGAGCAAAACAGCACAGCATGGGCACCGTCCGGGCAAGGAGCTTGTGAGACGAGGGCAACTACTAAAGGAAACGATCCGGATAATAATGACAGTAAAAAAGTGTGTTTCCTGGGAATCCGTTGTCTTTACTGCTGCCGATGCATCCAACTACGCCGGGGAGAAACAAAGTAGTTGAGTACCCTCGTGCCCGGTTTGGCTTGCCGACCGAGGAGAAAATCTCGAAATAAGTATTATAAATTAAACTTGTTCAATTTGCCAGTTCAGATCAGATTCGAGGGATGGCAGGGAGCTTTTGAAGTTCGTCCTTTGTTTGAGCAAATAAGGGCGGCGGAGGGCATGGCTGAAGCTTCGGTTTCCTGCATCCTGTGTAGTGTCCCTGAAGCGAATAATAAATGGGTAAGAACATTGAAAGAGTCGTAAATGCTTGGAGGCGTCGGGTCGAAGCTCCAAAGCTGCGAAATGGAGTTTTGCTGGCAGAGAGGAAAAACTATTCttgtttcatttgttttcttgcttttatttagtgaCTGGATCACACAATTCGACCAACAGTTGCTGAGCGACGAAGTAGCACTAAGGGAGAGGTGCTTATCTTCAGCTGGTGTCTTAGCGAAAGTTGAATAAAGTTTCATGGAAATTAATTTTCTCTGGCGTATTGTCACTCGGTATTCGCAGTGAGAGTAAATTACTGCTGAAGGTTAAATCGCAGATACATCTGAACTTCCGTGTGCGAATTCTATGTTACGCATTGTTTAGACTGAGCGAGGCAGCGTCTTTCATTCACTAAATcagtcatattttttttacttccaTGTCGGATACCAATCATAAAATTCACAAAATGTTGAGCCTATTATCCGTTCCTCAGTGCTCTAGGATGAAATATTTCGGTAGGTCACATAAACGCACAAAAAACAATAACATGATATTGGCCCCGAAAATCCGACACGAAGAGCTTTCGAAACGGGTGTGACAGGTTGTTAAAATTGCATGACACAATTCCACCGTAATCGGGATCGCACGTTATAGTCGGACCTGTATTGGCCAGAAGAGAAAAAAACGTACCGTGCCCGGTCGCTGCGCTTTGTAGCCGGATTGACCAATTCACGGTGCCGAGCTCAATAATTCAAACACCGAAATAAAGGGTTGTTGGTTCTTGCGAATTTTTAGAGAGCCGATTTTACGACGCATATAGAAGCTAGAATTCGGGAACAGACTGTGGAAGTCCATGGCCTGCGGGCCGTCTTCATCCATTATGCGGGGTATGGTTTTGAATGTCTGAAGGAACGGTATATTGAAACTATCCGAAATTAAATTAACAATTCATGGAtctagttttatttgtcaattcTTTTAACGTTACGCAGCAATAACTTGTGAAATGTGGATGCATACCATGAACAGGTCTTGAACATTTGCTCTGCACTGAAATGTagaacaattattttaaatgttaaATTTAATTCACTGCTAGTGCTAGGTTCCACCAAACACAcacgacgcgacagtcgcgacgcgattgtatcgcttggcgacagcgattctgtcgccgtcgGTATGGAAGTGAAAATAGAACATTGACTGCAGCGAcacaacgatagaatcgcggcgatgaaatcgcttaggtccgTAGGAGCCTAAAAAGTACACTCGATTATGTTTTTACACgaccatgcaaaaaaaaaaatccaatcaacATTTTAGCAAGGCTGCTCAATTTAGCATGATTCGGCGGAAAatcatgaaactttttttttccgggATTAATCCGGATCCCGGGAATTGAAACAGTTGTACGAAACTAATTCTAAATTGTAACTTACATTTGAAATATGACTAAAACAATAACGTTACATTCGACCTCAGGGGATTGATATTACATTACTATTTGGTTCTCAAATGATCAAAGAGTTGTTGAAAAGTCTGAGAAAGTTTTCTGTTCAGTTCATAAAGCATAACCTCCGTATTCTTCCTCAATATGCAGGTGAAGACGGCTTTGaaaggttttgttctattattgcatTAATCATTTTGAAACTCggccactttttttttaaacaatcttCTGGTCAAGTTTGAGTGGAATATCGTTTTTATTACGAACACTTGAGCACATTTTTGTGTTTGAAGGTTTTTAAagcgaataaataaaaaatgaaaaaatgaacttATAGACGAGCGCTGGATGGTCATACTTTACTGATCGTGACTATCAATATTGAATAATTTCGTCATTCGTCAGTCAAATCTTGATTGAAATTCCGAACAGCGTCAAAAACGCATCAAATTGCATATACAAAATTTAACTATCAGCATAGTGCCTAATTTGGTCAAgtttgaaaaatgcatattttacaAAAGCTATCGACCAGTTTTTATAGCGAAAAAGTATAAAGGATATATCTCTCGTAACAGCTAATATAACCCttgaaaattgctttattttcagAGTTATGTAAAAAACTGGCAAAATTAGAAACATGACCGAAACTGGTAAAGATACTCTACCATGAtttattcagacatattttttaACCCTGAAAGTCTGAACGTGCGATTCACGCTTTCATACCTATCCGGTTGGCTATAGTgccgatacacctatgcctggtgtattgtagagctccataatcgtcggtcttgggcgatgttcctccagtttccctgaacgttcagggtcctCACACAATATACGTTTCCGTGTTGTTGtggcatgttgcgggacctaagctggttacgtaatccgtagaaggccatattcgcagcagcaatacgtcttttcacatCACGGGAAACATCATTGTAACATCACATGttacaagcgttccaaggtaaacaaattcttcaacaacttcaaaaacatccccatcaagcactacctcagcaccaacaccactaggtctgcATCTATCTCTatctgccaccatgtactttgtatgtgatagtgccgttcctctgcacgccagatctcctaatagcgccctcgagtACAATGTTGAACTtaaaattcgaaagtgcatcaccctgcatCATCTTGTCCTTctcagcagctttactgttttcagctcgttaagagccttctttacctcgttcagcgttggtggttcctcAGCTTCGGAGTGCTTCTTCCTCCCGTCTGCCAATTAAGTCTTgtttgtcagcaaattcccctttCGGTCATTGCACACAGCAGCAActgcgcagtcttatgccgcgtgCCATTGACAGACCTTAATGAATTGAACAAGATGTGTCGATCAACGTAGtcattaaggacatagttggaagagtaccacgatggcagtcaatataacaccggaccttccacggatcaataccacacctcccgcactcctctcccaccaaactttcgaatgcatcgaacaacaccgaacaaaagtttgatattcaaattactaacctgctcacagcataattatttacttcccgtgataatgaacatgtttctacAAAGAATCctatgcatttcggctcgaattataGCATAAATCAGCAGTCTCGTGCCAATTTATAAACGATTTTGTGGGcctatcactgcacttcacttcttttcaaagggcattgaaaaaattaagttttcacacacttctctgcacatgagcagcccgaaatgttgatggaatgccaattaaaaattactttttgaaattagtcacttgtttgaagcgaaaacttaataaAAACTGTTATTTTTGACCGAATAAACCACTAAAAACgaatcgcggagcgaatgtaaacaccgggactggcagcagcaaactaatatttagggtggctcaaaaattatttagctcCGCCACGCTTAGTCGAATATGTTTCATATTCTGGATGTCTTCTgatggtttggactggtttaaATAGGGGCTTaccataaaagatattttagttactagataaagattgtcgctgtcgtcgctgtccggaacatcttttgctggcgaggatagaggatctaaatgtcaatgaaggaaaaatacatacgatttgacagtcaggtaccacacatgtttcggacagcagaacaaagggaaccgaagcgacaatctttatctggtactaaaatatcttttcttaccatgcacaggtcgtttcaggtttgtatgagagttgatatggcgaggttaaattttacattattctgattgtggcgcttcgtcattgggccctggcgaggggggggaccatatgactggatgagatattcaagagctttgactccatagacaatgcatattgaattgtcgttccgatagttgggagtcgattctaATTGAGGTTACGAATCCTTAggatgataattaggcttctcagaaagcatcagtgaaacgtgtaattcaacaaaattgcaagaatttgtctgtgatatttaTCACACCGGGAGCAGATACTTCTAAtcagtcactaaagtcacttaatagcttggaatcgaggggaaaagaagaaagcgtggacctcccttaccaaacgcttccaataatatagatagctaatatataataaaaatcgtgtACGTGTTTTATGTATGATGTATATGAGTTTGTATGTGTATATCTAAATGTGTGTATATGAGTATTTATGTGTGTTTATATGTGTACACTGATAGACAAAAGTATTCGTTATGTTTTAATAaagattactatgaaaacatgacgaatactcaTATTCATCAgtatcccgagtagcacacttgtcacatatcagtcaccGTGACTCATGTACGACCAAATTCAGTCACactggagttgctgcaaccaaatctatCTGAAATGTGCTACTAGGGATATGTATGAATGTGTGTATATATGTGAATGTATGTGTGCTTTTGTGTGGGTGCGAgcgtatttaaataaatttacagtttatcaaaaccttacctctcctcaataattctgacgctgaacatgtttgagcatttacatgcttgatcgcaatattagcaagggcattgccctTGATAACAATCGATCAGCCCTTGCAAGCACGAACATGCGCACATCTTCAGGATatgcagaattttttttatacactacacatttctcgcgtgatttttgaaaacgtcgtaagccCAGAAGAGAGGTTCTCTTAGTTTATTTTCTCTtttgattattacaaagccTTACTAGCATTTTCATCGGATGTTTCAACatagatctgaagaaaatagctttgtctagagTGCTGAGGTGGAATTATtgcaataaatgcaaaactagctatgatattagtgaaagagagcgtaatgaaagagaatCTGTTATTTGaacatacgacgttttcaaaaatcatgctagatttgtttcgaccgcgatCACTGCACTGGTtcattgttctacttttagccgaatcaccgcacaaaagtagagcgcaaaaaccaaccgcacTGGAAGACGGTCGAAACGAGACTCTCTCACACCGGGAGCAGATACTGCATACAaaaagtcaagacaaaattttcaaaacgacttatctgcttttgtaaacaaagattcaaacgacgatttgacgaatcagatagctctcctacgcaaaccaacaccatcaataggtaggtgaaggattccgctacctgttgatggtgttgatttgcgtgggagagctatcagattcatcaaatcgacgtttgaatctttgtttacaaatgtagataagtcgttttgaaaattttgtcttgaagtctGACATGGGagtgagcggggtataaaatgctattttctgcgttacgtaatcaatggatctttcccaaggtgcggttttcattcagctatgtgggttctctttttgCCAGCGTTTGAAGGAgaggcactgtagccagtgtaatgaaagatttagtttcccatactagttttcatacaaacttgaaccggcttgtgttcaaccagtttttgttcaaatcggtttttggaggacactcggagcatgggacaccaatacgacaccaatactactacagtatatgacagtttttattgtacccatactttcaaagctttgttttggtactcaacccaccttcaccttaacgtAATCAATCACTCAGCGAGAATAAGATGCGTAGAAATCCACAAGCAGGTGTTATATTTCTCGACATAACGGTCCTGTTGAAATCTTTACAAGgtcgaaaattaaattttttgaacTTAAAACTTGGACGAAGTTATTAGAATATAGCTCTCTTAATAGCCTAGTGATGTAATCTTTCTAAATTTTCTACTCTTATGAGGACCGGATCGAAAAGTCTCTACCCATTTTTTCCGTTTCGGCTGATGGCGGCTCCCAGAAGAAtaatatcccaagtaacaatttccatgcttcttggatttatcttattcttattgcggacttatgacagcaatcaccaagctaattgctcagttttattggcgctcttattgctatcacctctcataaatctgctgaaaaaagcttcaaacgtcaaatgcctattgaccatatgaacagatctatggtagtgatgaagagcgtaataaatccaattttcaacgctagaataaagctacaatttttggtcacaatgtggtcaaatgaattattcgcataagaatgtttgtattgcgaagagtttatgacagtgtttaaccttcttcggatattaagAAAAACTTATGAATAAgttgttagggtcatattgacccagaaatgtaaatgcttataaaacagtcaaattttaaccgaattacaaagtttatataccgttcgaaagataaactcatcaattttgtgacTATGTGGTGATAATCTGGTTCTGGAAACAAATAACTGAGACTGGGAAATAACTTGGGACATTTCCGTtaaaacaccaaaatatgccgtgcggcgactctttcggtgtgtttttcaccaaatagatgatttttcgctcgaaatcgataattgaccactttggccactcttggagcctatcaGGTGCCCTCAGGGAACCCGATAATggggatatttccgttttaacaccaaaatacttgcaataattttgttataaattctctgccaaagatgaaggaaataaaatttcatgGTTTAACTTGAatctacattcaaagttgaaccagctggacaaagttaattgcctacattatggataatcataatcttgttatagaaactcatatgtggatatgtacgttatgtggaagatattgatttgaaaaatgtattggaggtaaccactttcccttcgatgggactcgaacccatgaccctacagtacgctagactgatgctttaaccaactaagctacgaaggacctccgtcggccttcgcaacctagcggctactaaacgagctcgagattcccaaattggacgcatagtcaaatcactcgcaatccatttctcaagccaacactaccacatgtgtgtagtacacgttcacattagaggagcgtgagtatttagaatgtacacattcttcatcagcaactgtactgatcaagtgaggttgtgtaagctatttgccagtcggtcgtcaagctcagacccgaccgcattgcgtaggcaagagcacgcaactcttGACTAGGGaagaagggaaagtggttacctccaatacatttttcaaatcaatattttccacataacgtacatattcacatatgagtttccataacattgtaaattaacgtccaagtcgggtggtttaatccccggaaataggcaattaactttgattgaactgaatcaTAATCTTGTCAGGAACATAttttgttatagtataagctattttcaccactttttatgtaacacaacgagttatatttttgttcaattaataacatatGTATTTAGTAAtattaaaactagaagagattttgttacatttttgttatttcaactactaatggtacatacTTTATAACAACCtctgttataaaaaactgctgtaacagaataacaaggtctgatataagTCTGTTACCATCTACTACTCGGgatgaggtgcccttggggaacccgtaaaaagggacatttccgttttagcaccaaaatatgccgtgcggcggctctttcgtcatggttttccacaaaatagatgagtatgcgcttgaaatcggtaagtgaccacattggccac comes from Armigeres subalbatus isolate Guangzhou_Male chromosome 2, GZ_Asu_2, whole genome shotgun sequence and encodes:
- the LOC134217905 gene encoding stromelysin-1-like codes for the protein MIINQFKMRINEINISYLLLIASISNALSASLARREATIIFPDDWESIKSGSDVAIQESSSRLANLGDLKVAPVVPVDEPEMTENDAMEFLEELGFNSTVDNSNGIGLRFSDVPSSGILRYQQQFGLNETGELDRETKISLKSPKCGVSNVAAHGEDFKWGSPSLTYYVKNTPSGIATATVKEMLRNAFNQWSKVTTLDFVESNDPEADIEIVFGVRTHDSRSKKCRNVLGDTTLAHSFYPETGAIHFNTKFFPGSMNKDEFFTTAMHEIGHAIGLEHSVSKASLMYPIPVARFSEIPEPDVEKIQLKYGKRLQKEPIQTPTFCDLTQYDAVMYGSRGKLHIFAGKYCYTKFNSNDEPLLLREMWPGAPDMLDAAVTIGAQTFIFKGDQVWAFKNGKLQIGYPRRIRDTFPGLPRNLDAVAFDQKKYVYAFKNDHYWRYNTREKTVDLSDEVEDFGISSRIDAALFSNGKLFLFKDQMRHVYSFDTRKTERYDSPLFDCKIK